Proteins encoded in a region of the Leifsonia sp. PS1209 genome:
- a CDS encoding carbohydrate ABC transporter permease: MTAVTSPTQKPTPDADGERQLARAQRRTSPRRTAGQVVLYVVLSLVTLLIVLPLVWIVLTSFKTDSDAIQNPFSVFPTPWSIDAYVTLSSGQQPIFRWFLNSLLAATLQTAIILVTASAAAYALARLEFWGKKIVFGAIVATLLVPPVIFLIPNYLIVQNLGWLDTIWAISIPGAASAFGVFFLRQFFIGLPVEIEEAARIDGAGDIRIFLQIVVPLARPALATLAVLSFLANWNDFLWPVYVLLSPENLTLQPGLAQLQGAYSTHFAIVMAGAVIASIPVLILFSFAQRHIVDSVASSGVKG; this comes from the coding sequence ATGACCGCCGTCACCTCTCCCACGCAGAAGCCGACACCGGATGCCGACGGCGAGCGTCAGCTCGCCCGGGCACAGCGGCGCACGTCGCCACGCCGCACCGCCGGGCAGGTCGTGCTCTACGTCGTGCTGTCCCTGGTCACGCTGCTGATCGTGCTGCCGCTGGTGTGGATCGTGCTCACCTCGTTCAAGACGGACAGCGACGCCATCCAGAACCCGTTCTCGGTGTTCCCGACGCCGTGGTCGATCGACGCGTACGTCACCCTGTCGAGCGGCCAGCAGCCGATCTTCCGCTGGTTCCTCAACAGCCTGCTCGCCGCGACGCTGCAGACGGCGATCATCCTCGTCACCGCCTCCGCCGCCGCGTACGCGCTGGCCCGCCTCGAGTTCTGGGGCAAGAAGATCGTGTTCGGCGCCATCGTCGCCACGCTGCTGGTGCCTCCGGTCATCTTCCTCATCCCGAACTACCTGATCGTGCAGAACCTGGGCTGGCTGGACACCATCTGGGCCATCTCCATCCCGGGTGCTGCGAGCGCGTTCGGCGTGTTCTTCCTCCGCCAGTTCTTCATCGGGCTGCCGGTGGAGATCGAGGAGGCCGCGCGCATCGACGGCGCGGGCGACATCCGGATCTTCCTGCAGATCGTCGTGCCGCTGGCGCGCCCGGCGCTGGCGACGCTCGCCGTGCTGAGCTTCCTCGCCAACTGGAACGACTTCCTCTGGCCGGTCTACGTGCTGCTCAGCCCGGAGAACCTCACGCTGCAGCCCGGCCTCGCCCAGCTGCAGGGCGCGTACTCGACGCACTTCGCCATCGTGATGGCCGGCGCGGTGATCGCATCCATCCCGGTGCTGATCCTGTTCTCGTTCGCGCAGCGCCACATCGTGGACAGCGTCGCCAGCTCGGGCGTGAAGGGGTGA
- a CDS encoding dihydrofolate reductase family protein: protein MPRLVYFAIASVDGYTADTSGGFDWAAPDAEVHAFVNDLERDVSTYLYGRRMYETMQVWQTFGDDPDEEPEVVDFAGIWRSADKVVYSSTLAEPVTPRTTIQRHFDPDAVRALVADAPGDVGIGGPTIAAAALRAGLVDEVQLILVPVAVGGGTPAFPLDLTLGLDLQEERRFANGSVFLRYLVTRG from the coding sequence ATGCCACGTCTCGTCTATTTCGCCATCGCTTCCGTCGACGGCTACACCGCCGACACGTCGGGAGGCTTCGACTGGGCGGCCCCGGATGCGGAGGTGCACGCCTTCGTCAACGACCTGGAACGCGACGTCTCCACCTATCTGTACGGCAGGCGCATGTACGAGACCATGCAGGTCTGGCAGACGTTCGGCGACGACCCGGACGAGGAGCCGGAAGTGGTCGACTTCGCCGGGATCTGGCGGAGCGCCGACAAGGTCGTGTACTCGTCGACGCTCGCCGAACCGGTCACGCCGCGCACGACCATCCAGCGCCACTTCGATCCGGATGCGGTGCGTGCCCTGGTCGCGGACGCTCCGGGCGACGTCGGCATCGGCGGCCCGACCATCGCGGCCGCGGCACTGAGGGCCGGGCTCGTGGACGAGGTGCAGCTGATCCTGGTGCCGGTGGCTGTCGGAGGCGGGACGCCGGCCTTCCCACTCGACCTGACGCTCGGACTGGACCTGCAGGAGGAGCGCCGTTTCGCGAACGGGAGCGTATTCCTGCGCTACCTGGTCACCCGAGGGTGA
- a CDS encoding sugar ABC transporter permease — protein sequence MANELAVEAASRRNAVVPPRRARRSSNLAAPRRTKTAYLFLAPFLVLFLVFVAGPAVFGLWISLTNWSPFRDTQQFIGLKNYIDLFTPDSATSGDFWQSMGATGIFTVASVPFLLVIPLLIAQLLNRRIRGGTVFRAVFFAPYVLGVAVIGVIWKYLLDTQSGIVNHVLGMLGLPSDIPWTVNVPWVWVSLVGVTVWWTLGFNTVIILAGLKGINNDLYEAAALDGAGPIRKFFSVTLPGLRQVMTFVVTVTILASANMFGQSYIITKGGPGNQTRTAIMYISDQGLSQNNMAAASAMSYVLFVFLAIISIVNFRLQRERTERAPR from the coding sequence ATGGCGAATGAGCTCGCAGTAGAGGCGGCATCACGGCGTAACGCCGTGGTGCCGCCTCGGCGCGCCCGGCGCAGCTCGAACCTGGCTGCGCCGCGCCGTACGAAGACGGCCTACCTGTTCCTGGCGCCGTTCCTCGTCCTCTTCCTCGTCTTCGTGGCGGGCCCCGCGGTCTTCGGCCTCTGGATCAGCCTCACCAACTGGAGCCCGTTCCGCGACACCCAGCAGTTCATCGGGCTCAAGAACTACATCGACCTCTTCACCCCGGACTCCGCGACCTCCGGCGACTTCTGGCAGTCGATGGGCGCCACCGGCATCTTCACGGTCGCCAGCGTGCCGTTCCTGCTGGTCATCCCGCTGCTGATCGCCCAGCTGCTCAACCGCAGGATCCGCGGCGGCACCGTCTTCCGCGCCGTGTTCTTCGCACCGTACGTGCTCGGCGTCGCGGTCATCGGCGTCATCTGGAAGTACCTGCTCGACACCCAGTCCGGCATCGTCAACCACGTGCTCGGGATGCTCGGCCTCCCCTCCGACATCCCCTGGACCGTCAACGTACCCTGGGTCTGGGTCTCCCTGGTCGGCGTCACCGTCTGGTGGACCCTCGGCTTCAATACGGTGATCATCCTGGCCGGGCTCAAGGGCATCAACAACGACCTGTACGAGGCGGCCGCGCTCGACGGAGCCGGGCCCATCCGGAAGTTCTTCAGCGTCACGCTGCCGGGCCTCCGCCAGGTGATGACGTTCGTCGTCACCGTGACCATCCTCGCCTCGGCGAACATGTTCGGTCAGTCGTACATCATCACCAAGGGCGGTCCGGGCAACCAGACCCGCACGGCGATCATGTACATCTCCGACCAAGGCCTCTCGCAGAACAACATGGCCGCGGCGTCGGCCATGAGCTATGTGCTGTTCGTGTTCCTCGCGATCATCAGCATCGTCAACTTCCGCCTGCAGCGGGAGCGCACGGAAAGGGCACCCCGATGA
- a CDS encoding PKD domain-containing protein, whose protein sequence is MPARRTLTAAIVGLTVAALALTAPGGALGIAPNATSVHFTASGDYGTSANAQAVLAGIGALHPDLHLAVGDLSYGAVGDEQSWCDSVTQAVGAGFPFELVSGNHESSGQNGNINDFGACLPNQLPGAVGTYGRQYYVDVPQGAPLVRFVMISPGLPFADGTWTYNAGTSHYNWTAAAIDGARAANIPWVVVGMHKPCLSLGQYGCEAGADLMNLLVGKRVDLVLTGHEHLYQRTNQLATGGACTAIVPGTFSASCVADSDASMVKGAGTVFVTAGTGGNGLYNVNAADPEANYFGAASGANQTPTYGSVDVTATATQLSGSFARAAGSNFADSFTIAPAGGGGNQPPTASFTSSCTDLACTFDGGASTDPDGTISTFAWDFGDGATGTGGTVSHTYPAAGTYTARLTVTDNGGASGSTTKTIAVTAPPPPTGSLATDGFDRVISNGWGTAPTGGAWTVAGSASLYSVGASTGLIQLPAGSGGTTRLTGVSSANTDLRLNVSADKLPSSGNVYISISGRRVVTTGSYQAKVIVSSVGKVTLQLVRVDPNGGAEVVLQSSVALPATYAAGTKLAVRLRVTGTSPTLIQARAWPDGTTEPTTWQRSITDTTAGLQAPGGLAITGYLSGGVANAPVVMGVDDLVAVTP, encoded by the coding sequence ATGCCTGCTCGTCGAACCCTCACCGCCGCGATCGTCGGCCTCACCGTCGCCGCGCTCGCGCTCACCGCCCCCGGCGGAGCGCTCGGGATCGCGCCGAACGCCACCAGCGTCCACTTCACCGCCTCCGGCGACTACGGCACCTCCGCCAACGCGCAGGCCGTGCTCGCGGGCATCGGCGCACTGCATCCCGACCTCCACCTCGCCGTCGGCGACCTCTCCTACGGTGCCGTCGGCGACGAGCAGTCGTGGTGCGACAGCGTGACCCAGGCGGTCGGAGCAGGGTTCCCGTTCGAGCTCGTCTCCGGCAACCACGAAAGCAGCGGACAGAACGGCAACATCAACGACTTCGGCGCCTGCCTGCCCAACCAGCTCCCCGGCGCGGTCGGCACATACGGGCGGCAGTACTACGTGGACGTCCCGCAGGGCGCTCCGCTCGTCCGCTTCGTGATGATCTCCCCCGGCCTGCCGTTCGCGGACGGCACCTGGACCTACAACGCGGGCACCTCGCACTACAACTGGACGGCGGCGGCCATCGACGGCGCACGCGCCGCGAACATCCCGTGGGTGGTGGTCGGGATGCACAAGCCCTGCCTCTCGCTGGGCCAGTACGGCTGCGAGGCGGGCGCCGACCTGATGAACCTGCTCGTCGGCAAGCGCGTCGATCTCGTGCTGACCGGCCACGAGCACCTCTACCAGCGCACGAACCAGCTCGCCACCGGAGGCGCGTGCACGGCGATCGTGCCCGGAACGTTCTCGGCCAGTTGCGTCGCCGACAGCGACGCTTCGATGGTGAAGGGCGCCGGCACGGTGTTCGTGACGGCGGGCACGGGAGGCAACGGCCTCTACAACGTCAACGCCGCGGATCCGGAGGCCAACTACTTCGGTGCGGCATCCGGTGCCAACCAGACGCCGACCTACGGGTCGGTGGATGTGACGGCCACGGCGACGCAGCTCAGCGGGTCGTTCGCACGTGCGGCGGGCAGCAACTTCGCGGACTCGTTCACCATCGCGCCCGCCGGGGGCGGGGGCAACCAGCCGCCGACGGCGAGCTTCACGTCATCCTGCACCGACCTGGCCTGCACCTTCGACGGCGGTGCGTCGACGGATCCGGACGGCACGATCAGCACGTTCGCCTGGGACTTCGGCGACGGCGCGACCGGGACGGGCGGCACGGTCAGCCACACCTATCCGGCAGCGGGCACGTACACAGCGAGACTCACCGTGACCGACAACGGAGGGGCGAGCGGGTCGACCACCAAGACGATCGCGGTCACCGCACCGCCGCCACCCACCGGCTCGCTGGCGACGGACGGGTTCGACCGCGTCATCTCGAACGGCTGGGGAACGGCGCCGACCGGCGGCGCGTGGACGGTCGCCGGCAGCGCATCCCTCTACTCGGTCGGGGCGAGCACCGGCCTGATCCAGCTGCCTGCCGGTTCGGGAGGCACGACCAGGCTCACCGGCGTGAGCTCCGCCAACACCGACCTGCGACTCAACGTGTCCGCCGACAAGCTGCCGTCCTCCGGCAACGTCTACATCTCCATCTCCGGTCGGCGCGTGGTGACGACGGGCTCGTACCAGGCCAAGGTGATCGTCTCGTCGGTGGGCAAGGTGACGCTGCAACTGGTCCGCGTCGACCCGAACGGCGGAGCGGAGGTGGTGCTGCAATCGTCTGTCGCACTCCCCGCCACATACGCGGCAGGGACGAAACTGGCCGTGCGGCTGCGCGTCACGGGCACGAGTCCCACGCTCATCCAGGCCAGGGCCTGGCCGGACGGCACGACGGAGCCGACCACCTGGCAGCGATCCATCACGGACACGACGGCCGGACTGCAGGCGCCGGGCGGCCTGGCGATCACCGGGTATCTGTCCGGCGGCGTGGCCAACGCGCCTGTGGTGATGGGGGTGGACGACCTGGTGGCGGTGACGCCGTAG
- a CDS encoding serine hydrolase domain-containing protein, which translates to MTVDIAGTVEPGYERVADAFERAFDGRPTMGAGLTIRVGGRRVVHLWGGLADERSRSPWREDTASVVFSCTKGLMSILVARLVQDGLLDYEAPVARYWPEFAAAGKADVTVAQLLSHRAGLSALREPLTIDQLVDWDHVTSLLAAEEPLWQPGTGYAYHAVTHGWLAGELVRRTTGQSAGQYFAALAGDHTSGAWIGLPDAAASRVAHLQASDSQVEAGEELGEAPSPWTALAMTLGGALPAQLVTPDGGFNDPRIRAAEIPGAGGIATADALSAIWSATVTETDGRTLLDDATLDAALIPMSDGEPVFPSPAPWPRWARGFQLDSEARRYLGDASFGHDGAGGQVAFADRRAKAGFSFVTNWMEAGDDRATRIVDAFRASL; encoded by the coding sequence ATGACGGTCGACATCGCAGGGACGGTCGAGCCAGGGTACGAACGGGTCGCGGACGCCTTCGAGCGCGCATTCGACGGACGCCCGACGATGGGAGCCGGGCTCACCATCCGGGTCGGCGGCAGGAGGGTGGTGCACCTGTGGGGCGGCCTGGCCGACGAGCGGTCGCGCTCGCCGTGGCGGGAGGACACCGCCTCTGTGGTGTTCTCGTGCACCAAAGGGCTGATGTCCATCCTGGTCGCCCGGCTGGTGCAGGATGGCCTGCTCGACTACGAGGCTCCTGTCGCGCGGTACTGGCCCGAGTTCGCGGCAGCGGGCAAGGCGGACGTCACGGTCGCCCAGCTCCTGTCCCACCGCGCCGGACTGTCCGCGTTGCGCGAGCCGCTCACCATCGACCAGCTGGTCGACTGGGATCACGTCACGTCGCTGCTCGCCGCAGAGGAGCCGCTGTGGCAGCCGGGGACGGGATACGCGTACCACGCGGTCACGCACGGCTGGCTGGCCGGTGAGCTGGTGCGCCGCACCACCGGCCAGAGCGCAGGGCAGTACTTCGCCGCACTCGCGGGCGACCACACCTCCGGCGCGTGGATCGGCTTGCCGGACGCTGCTGCATCCCGGGTCGCGCACCTCCAGGCGTCCGACTCGCAGGTCGAGGCCGGCGAAGAACTCGGCGAGGCGCCGTCGCCCTGGACGGCGCTCGCGATGACGCTGGGCGGCGCGCTTCCTGCGCAGCTGGTCACGCCCGACGGCGGCTTCAACGACCCGCGCATTCGGGCGGCCGAGATCCCGGGCGCCGGCGGGATCGCCACGGCGGACGCACTCTCGGCGATCTGGTCGGCCACCGTCACGGAGACAGACGGGCGCACCCTGCTCGACGACGCGACACTGGATGCGGCGCTCATCCCCATGAGCGATGGCGAGCCCGTCTTCCCCAGCCCCGCCCCGTGGCCGCGCTGGGCGCGCGGCTTCCAGCTCGACTCCGAGGCCCGTCGCTACCTCGGCGACGCGAGCTTCGGCCACGACGGCGCCGGCGGCCAGGTGGCGTTCGCCGACCGCCGGGCGAAGGCAGGGTTCTCGTTCGTGACGAATTGGATGGAGGCGGGCGACGACAGGGCGACACGGATCGTGGACGCGTTCCGCGCTTCGCTGTAG
- a CDS encoding carbohydrate ABC transporter permease, translating to MIVHPVEKWTGRVLLSVVLVLTVIPLVSMLSAALQPADLNPTGLTWPSDPQWVNFGEAFVTGHVWELLGSSGLIVLGVVPVSLVISSLAGYALGSLKIRGGRALLILFILGLTIPFEALIIPLYYEMQSLNVLNTQWAIILPLIGLFMPFSVFWMRAHFVGVPAELSEAARVDGATMWQELRHIHLPLARPALSALAILLFLWTWNQFLLPVVLIADPLQRTVAGALTFFQGQYSLSIPLLNAGALIIILPTILVFVIFQRQFIKALIQGAVKG from the coding sequence ATGATCGTCCATCCCGTCGAGAAGTGGACGGGGCGCGTGCTGCTCTCCGTCGTCCTCGTGCTCACCGTCATCCCGCTGGTGAGCATGCTCTCCGCCGCCCTGCAGCCCGCCGACCTCAACCCGACCGGCCTCACCTGGCCGAGCGACCCGCAGTGGGTGAACTTCGGCGAAGCCTTCGTCACCGGGCACGTCTGGGAGCTGCTCGGCTCCAGCGGCCTGATCGTGCTCGGGGTGGTCCCGGTCAGCCTGGTCATCTCGAGCCTGGCGGGATACGCGCTCGGCAGCCTGAAGATCCGGGGCGGTCGCGCCCTGCTGATCCTCTTCATCCTGGGGCTGACCATCCCGTTCGAGGCGCTGATCATCCCGCTGTACTACGAGATGCAGTCGCTGAACGTCCTGAACACGCAGTGGGCGATCATCCTGCCGCTGATCGGGCTGTTCATGCCGTTCAGCGTGTTCTGGATGCGCGCGCACTTCGTCGGCGTGCCCGCCGAGCTCTCCGAGGCCGCGCGGGTGGACGGCGCGACGATGTGGCAGGAGCTGCGACACATCCACCTGCCGCTCGCCCGGCCTGCGCTGTCCGCGCTGGCGATCCTGCTGTTCCTCTGGACCTGGAACCAGTTCCTGCTGCCCGTGGTGTTGATCGCCGACCCGTTGCAGCGCACCGTCGCCGGGGCGCTGACCTTCTTCCAGGGGCAGTACAGCCTGAGCATCCCGCTGCTGAACGCGGGCGCCCTCATCATCATCCTTCCCACCATCCTGGTCTTCGTGATCTTCCAGCGTCAGTTCATCAAGGCGCTGATCCAGGGTGCGGTCAAGGGCTGA
- a CDS encoding glycoside hydrolase family 68 protein, translating to MVFSKRDHWVWDFWLADDGETHHLFYLHAPTSLGDPDLRHRNASIGHATSTDLTDWEDHGPVLTAGPPGDLDSSATWTGSVVCGDDGRWRMFYTGSVFLSPHEIANVESIGVATSDDLFTWTKEPRVNLQADPRWYELLTDRTWHEEAWRDPWVFRDPAGEGWHMLITARSRDGGDVRDRGVIGHARSADLDEWIVQPPVSAPGSGFAHVEVPQFVRVDGRDILLFSCDAAHLAGRRTGGTGGVWFTAAPSAAGPFDVASSTLLTPESLYAGRVTTDRSGASVFLAFENVDAAGGFGGRVSDPYDIGWDDARLTLRAREREGERA from the coding sequence ATGGTGTTCAGCAAACGGGATCACTGGGTCTGGGACTTCTGGCTCGCCGACGACGGCGAAACGCATCACCTCTTCTACCTGCACGCGCCGACCTCGCTCGGCGATCCTGATCTGCGCCACAGGAACGCGTCGATCGGGCACGCGACGTCGACCGACCTGACCGACTGGGAGGACCACGGGCCGGTGCTCACGGCTGGGCCTCCCGGCGACCTGGACAGCTCGGCCACCTGGACGGGGAGCGTCGTGTGCGGCGACGACGGACGCTGGCGGATGTTCTACACCGGCTCCGTCTTCCTCTCCCCGCACGAGATCGCGAACGTCGAGTCGATCGGCGTCGCCACCTCCGACGACCTCTTCACCTGGACGAAGGAACCGCGGGTCAACCTGCAGGCCGACCCGCGCTGGTACGAACTCCTCACCGACCGGACGTGGCACGAGGAAGCGTGGCGCGACCCGTGGGTGTTCCGCGATCCGGCCGGTGAGGGATGGCACATGCTGATCACGGCCCGCTCCCGCGACGGCGGCGACGTGCGCGACCGGGGAGTGATCGGGCACGCCAGGTCGGCCGACCTGGACGAGTGGATCGTCCAGCCGCCGGTGAGCGCACCGGGAAGCGGCTTCGCCCACGTCGAGGTTCCGCAGTTCGTGCGGGTCGACGGCCGCGACATCCTGCTCTTCTCCTGCGACGCGGCACACCTCGCAGGTCGGCGCACCGGGGGCACCGGCGGCGTCTGGTTCACGGCGGCCCCGTCTGCCGCCGGGCCGTTCGACGTCGCCTCCAGTACGCTCCTGACGCCGGAGTCGCTGTACGCCGGCCGGGTGACCACCGACCGCAGCGGCGCCTCCGTCTTCCTCGCGTTCGAGAACGTGGATGCGGCGGGCGGCTTCGGCGGGAGGGTCAGCGACCCGTACGACATCGGTTGGGACGACGCGCGCCTCACGCTCCGCGCGCGCGAACGAGAAGGAGAACGTGCATGA
- a CDS encoding glycoside hydrolase family 43 protein: MRSAGVAAVAVVAAAALAALAALSGCASGAGSSSRPASGPPSASAGPAFAIDQDFADPDVLVHDGTAYAFATNTPGFLVRSATSTNMRDWTVSQKDALSALPGWAQPGRTWAPEVAEVSPGAFVMYLTAQDAASGRQCIGTATSATPGGPFTPASDTPLVCPVEAGGAIDAATFRDDDGSLHLLWKTDGNCCSLDTWIETAPLSADGLTLTGPPVKLLKQDRAWEGALVEAPDLVKRDGVYVLFFSANDYGGDDYAIGTATGTSLTQPFTSQEKPFLTSASKLGTFHGPGGQNVVTFGGHDWLVFHSWDDSYAYRGMLVRPLTWDGATPHLG; the protein is encoded by the coding sequence GTGAGGTCCGCCGGGGTCGCGGCGGTGGCGGTGGTGGCTGCCGCCGCCCTCGCGGCACTCGCGGCACTCTCCGGATGCGCATCCGGAGCAGGCTCGTCGTCGCGCCCCGCCTCGGGCCCACCGTCGGCGAGCGCCGGCCCGGCCTTCGCGATCGACCAGGACTTCGCCGACCCGGATGTGCTCGTCCACGACGGCACCGCGTACGCCTTCGCCACGAACACCCCCGGCTTCCTGGTGCGGTCAGCGACCTCCACGAATATGCGCGACTGGACGGTGTCGCAGAAGGACGCCCTCAGCGCCCTCCCCGGCTGGGCGCAGCCCGGCCGCACCTGGGCTCCCGAGGTGGCGGAGGTCTCCCCCGGCGCGTTCGTGATGTACCTGACGGCCCAGGATGCGGCATCCGGTCGCCAGTGCATCGGCACCGCCACCTCCGCGACACCGGGCGGGCCCTTCACCCCCGCCTCGGATACGCCGCTCGTCTGCCCGGTGGAGGCGGGCGGCGCCATCGACGCCGCCACCTTCCGCGACGACGACGGCAGCCTCCACCTGCTGTGGAAGACGGACGGCAACTGCTGCAGCCTCGACACCTGGATCGAGACGGCGCCGCTCTCGGCGGACGGTCTCACCCTGACCGGGCCGCCGGTGAAGCTCCTCAAGCAGGACCGCGCCTGGGAGGGCGCGCTGGTGGAGGCGCCCGACCTGGTGAAACGTGACGGCGTCTACGTGCTGTTCTTCTCCGCCAACGACTACGGAGGAGACGACTACGCGATCGGCACGGCAACGGGCACGTCGCTGACGCAACCGTTCACGTCGCAAGAGAAGCCGTTCCTCACGTCCGCGTCGAAGCTCGGCACGTTCCACGGTCCCGGCGGCCAGAACGTCGTCACGTTCGGCGGCCACGACTGGCTCGTCTTCCACAGCTGGGACGACTCGTACGCCTACCGCGGGATGCTCGTCCGTCCCCTCACCTGGGACGGCGCCACCCCGCACCTCGGCTGA
- a CDS encoding CPBP family intramembrane glutamic endopeptidase: MTGEHDESGAGTAERTSAWQAFWARGGWWKAVLVAAVYMALYLAVGRLIGLLWGDALTDGGPLSSAINVFLELILPIGIGAVIIVVFLAVSGLLPRVFASRVVPARGWMWIAVAVVAYPIVLRLIGIDYGSFAPGVVPLTLLAGVFIGVAEELVTRGAAVTLLRNAGYGELVVAVLSSTIFALMHTANAIGTGFTPTVLITIPYTFLFGVCMYLVMRVTGSIVWAIVAHALTDPTLFLATGGIDTAAAGPQNGLQVIAGTGNYVVMLFGIVALFLIRGRVGDRLGRRAERLPD; this comes from the coding sequence ATGACGGGCGAACACGACGAGAGCGGCGCGGGCACAGCCGAGAGGACCTCGGCCTGGCAGGCGTTCTGGGCACGCGGCGGATGGTGGAAGGCGGTGCTCGTCGCCGCCGTCTACATGGCCCTGTACCTCGCCGTCGGCCGGCTCATCGGGCTGTTGTGGGGCGACGCGCTCACCGACGGCGGCCCGCTGAGCAGCGCGATCAACGTCTTCCTCGAGCTCATCCTCCCGATCGGGATCGGCGCGGTGATCATCGTGGTGTTCCTCGCGGTGTCCGGGCTGCTGCCGCGGGTGTTCGCATCCAGGGTCGTTCCTGCGAGGGGCTGGATGTGGATCGCCGTAGCCGTCGTCGCCTACCCGATCGTGCTGCGACTCATCGGCATCGACTACGGCTCGTTCGCGCCCGGCGTCGTGCCGTTGACGCTGCTGGCCGGGGTGTTCATCGGTGTGGCGGAAGAGCTGGTGACGCGCGGTGCCGCGGTGACGCTACTGCGCAACGCGGGATACGGCGAGTTGGTGGTCGCGGTGCTGTCGTCCACGATCTTCGCGCTCATGCATACTGCCAACGCCATCGGCACCGGCTTTACGCCGACGGTCCTCATCACCATCCCGTACACCTTCTTGTTCGGTGTCTGCATGTACCTGGTGATGCGCGTCACGGGCAGCATCGTCTGGGCGATCGTCGCCCACGCCCTCACCGACCCGACCCTGTTCCTCGCCACCGGCGGAATCGACACCGCGGCTGCCGGTCCGCAGAACGGGCTGCAGGTGATCGCGGGGACAGGGAACTACGTCGTCATGCTGTTCGGGATCGTCGCCCTGTTCCTCATCCGCGGGCGGGTCGGCGACCGGCTCGGCCGTCGCGCGGAGCGGCTGCCGGACTGA